In Alligator mississippiensis isolate rAllMis1 chromosome 10, rAllMis1, whole genome shotgun sequence, one DNA window encodes the following:
- the CDH8 gene encoding cadherin-8 isoform X3, whose protein sequence is MSSTSTLTIRVCGCSSDGVVQSCNVEAYVLPIGLSMGALIAILACIILLLVIVVLFVTLRRHKNEPLIIKDDEDVRENIIRYDDEGGGEEDTEAFDIATLQNPDGINGFLPRKDIKPDLQFMPRQGLAPVPNGVDVDEFINVRLHEADNDPTAPPYDSIQIYGYEGRGSVAGSLSSLESSTSDSDQNFDYLSEWGPRFKRLGELYSVGESDKET, encoded by the exons ATGAGCAGCACCAGCACCCTCACCATTCGGGTCTGTGGTTGCAGCAGTGATGGTGTTGTCCAATCCTGTAATGTTGAAGCTTATGTACTTCCAATTGGACTCAGTATGGGAGCCTTAATTGCCATATTAGCATGCATCATTTTGCTGCTAG TCATTGTGGTGCTGTTTGTAACATTAAGAAGACATAAAAATGAGCCTCTAATTATCAAAGATGATGAAGATGTGAGGGAAAACATAATCCGTTATGATGATGAAGGAGGTGGCGAAGAGGATACAGAAGCGTTTGACATTGCAACTTTGCAAAATCCAGATGGAATTAATGGATTTTTGCCCCGTAAGGATATTAAGCCTGATCTTCAATTtatgcccaggcaggggcttgCACCTGTTCCTAATGGTGTTGATGTTGATGAATTTATTAATGTAAGGCTTCACGAAGCTGATAATGATCCCACAGCTCCACCATATGACTCTATCCAGATTTATGGCTATGAAGGCAGAGGCTCAGTGGCTGGTTCCCTTAGCTCCTTGGAGTCCTCTACATCAGACTCAGACCAGAATTTTGACTACCTCAGTGAATGGGGTCCCCGCTTTAAAAGACTCGGAGAACTTTACTCAGTTGGAGAAAGTGACAAAGAAACTTGA